GCCGGCACCCCCTCCCAGTCGACCGCGTCGCGCACGGTGTCGTACTGCTCCGGAGTCACTTCTGGCCAGTGCATCGACATCACAACGGACATGTGCGGAACCCCCTGTTGGTCACTGCCGGTGTCGGCATGGGGATGGTTCCATCTGGTGGATGTCGCCGGACAGGGCGTGCGGAGGCGTGCCGGGCGGGGCGAAAGCGCTCGTGCGCTCGTTGCGCCGACGGTCGGCGCCGGTCTCTCCGGACGGCGTACCTAGATCGTCAAGGGCACCGGGTGGATCTCGTCCGCCTTGTGGCCGGCGCGTTCGTGGATGCGCTGGACGGCGTCGGCGGAGGGTGCCTCGGAGAGGCAGTAGACGGTGCCGGACTGGGGGTCGGCCCAGGCGCGCTCGAAGCGGACGTTCTCGTCGCCCTGGATGTCGACGTCGGCCTTGTGCGCGGCCTGCAGCTGCTCCTCCGTGATGCCCTTCATGTCGTGGTGGACGTCCATGAACCTGGTCATGGCCCGCACCTCCTTCGTTTCTGCCCCCGTTCTCCTGTCCCCCTCCCCCTCCCCCTCTTCATGCTCCGCCCGTACAGCCGTACGAGCGACTCCACGGCGAAGGGGGCCCGTCGCGAGCGACAGGCCCCCTTCACCGCCGTACGGGGCGACCGCGTATCGGTCAGCCGCACTGGCACGGGTTGCCGGACTGGCACCCGCACGCACAGCCGGAGCCGCAGCCGCAGGCGCCGAGGAGCGGCAGGGCTTTGATGTCGGTGGGCTGATGGGTGTCCCGGGTCAGGGTCGGGTCCGGTGTGCTGGGGCTGGCGGGGGATTCGGCCATGGTCCCTCCTCGAAGGCACGGAAGGCGACGCAGCGAAGGCTGGTGCCCGTGCCCGTTGGTTGCCCCATTGCACGCCCGTTCGGCCGGGCGTATCAACGGCGCATCAGCGGCGCATGGAGGCGTCCGCACGCCCCGCCGAACCATCGAGCGCCGAACCATCGAGCGCCGGAGCGCCGCAGCACCGGAACGTCGCCGCCCCAGCGCCCCCGCCTCGCCCGTAGCCCCCCGACCTCGGAGGGCTACGCCCCCTCCACCCCCGTGACCGGCTGGATGTCCGCCTGCAGCTCGTCCGCGTGCTCCCCCGTCACCAGGTACACCACCCGCTTGGCGACGGACACCGCGTGGTCGGCGAAGCGCTCGTAGTAGCGGCCGAGGAGGGTGACGTCGACCGCGGTCTCGATGCCGTGCTTCCAGCGGTCGTCCATGAGGTGCTGGAAGAGAGTGCGGTGCAGGAGGTCCATCGCGTCGTCGTCCTGCTCCAGCTGGAGCGCGAGGTCGACGTCCTTGGTGATGATCACCTCGGCGGCCTTGGCCATCAGGCGCTGCGCGAGCTGGCCCATCTCCAGGATCGTGGCGTGCAGGTCGCGTGGCACTGTCTTGTCGGGGAAGCGGAGCCGGGTCAGCTTGGCCACGTGCTGGGCGAGGTCGCCGGAGCGCTCCAGGTCGGCCGACATGCGCAGCGAGGTCACGACGATCCGGAGATCCGTCGCCACCGGCTGCTGCCTGGCCAGCAGGGCTATCGCACGGGCCTCCAGGTCGTGCTGGAGGTCGTCGACCTTCTGGTCGGCCTCGATCACGCTCTCGGCCAGCTTCAGGTCGGCGTCGAGCATCGCCGTCGTGGCGCGTCCGATAGCCGACCCCACCAGTCGGGCCATCTCGACCAGGCCCTCACCGATCGAGTCAAGTTCCTCGTGGTACGCGTCCCGCATCAGGGTGTCCCTCTCTTACGTACGTCTGCTCGTGGGTAACCAGAAAAGCCGTGCCGGAAGCCGTTCCGCCAGGCCAGGACGACCGAACGACCGAATGGAACGACCGAATGAACGGCGAGGACGAACGGTGACCGGGGCCCGGACGAACCCCACGCTCCCACGTTCCGGCTCGTACGCGTCCGTTTCAGCCATCTCAAATGAACCAACACTGGCTCCAAGGTGAACTCTGGGCGACGAGTGTTCGAGGTCGCCCTCCGATCGCTGTGGGGATGTCCGACCTCGTGCCTAACCTGGATGCATGGACGTGAACGCGGCGGTCGCCGCAGTGGCAGCGATCGCCGGAGTGCTCACCGGCGTCATCGCCATGCTCGCGTTCCGTGTCAGCGAGCGCGAGCAGAAGCGTCCCACCAGGACCTCGCTGCACACGGACGCGGTGCTGCCGTCGGGCGTCGACACCGTGCTGTCCGTGCTCCGCTCCTCCGCCGTGGTGCTCGACGAGTCGGACGCCGTCGTCAAGGCCAGCTCCGCCGCGTACGCCCTCGGGCTGGTGCGCGGGGGGAAGCTCGCCGTCGAGCCGATGATGAAGATGGCCCGTGAGACCCGCCGGGACGGCGAGATACGGCAGGTCGAGCTGGACCTGCCCCGGCGCGGCACGGGACGCGGCGAGGCGCTCGCCGTCTCCGCGCGGGTCGCCCCGCTGGGCTCCCGGCTGGTGCTGCTCCTGGTCGAGGACCTCACCGAGGCCCGCCGGATAGAGGCCGTGCGACGGGACTTCGTCGCCAACGTCAGCCATGAGCTGAAGACACCCGTCGGCGCGCTCTCCCTCCTCTCGGAGGCCGTCATGGGGGCGTCGGACGACCCCGAGGCGGTGGAACGGTTCGCCGGGCGCATGCAGATCGAGGCCACCCGGCTCACCAACCTCGTGCAGGAGCTGATCGACCTCTCCCGGGTGCAGAACGACGACCCGCTGGAGGACGCCGAGCCCGTTCGGGTGGACGAGCTGGTCGCCGAGGCCGTCGACCGCTGCCGCCACCAGGCCGGCACCAAGCAGATCACCATGGCCTCGAACACGGGAGCGCCCGAAGGGCTCCCCCAGGGCGGCGGCGGGAGAGGGACCGGCGGCACCGCCGAGCTGCGCGTCTGGGGCAACCGCGGTCAGCTGGCCGCGGCCCTCGGCAACCTCGTGGAGAACGCCGTCAACTACTCCCCGGCCCGCACCCGCGTCGGCATAGCCGCACGCCGGGTGACCGCGCCCGGCGGGGACCATATCGAGATCGCCGTGACCGACCAGGGCATCGGCATCTCGGACAAGGACAAGGAGCGCATCTTCGAGCGCTTCTACCGCGTCGACCCGGCCCGCTCCCGCCAGACCGGCGGTACGGGTCTCGGTCTCGCGATCGTCAAGCACGTGGCCGCCTCGCACGGCGGGGAGGTCACGGTGTGGAGCTCGGAGGGACAGGGCTCCACGTTCACCCTCAGGCTGCCGGAGGCGGGCGCGTCCCGTGACCGTGCGGCCCAGCACCCGGACCTCGACGACGAGGACGGACAGCCTCACACCGACCCATCCCCGTACGGACCGTACGAATCGCATCCCGCCCCGGAGGTCCTTCCGTGACCCGAGTGCTCGTCGTCGAGGACGAGGAGTCCTTCTCCGACGCCCTGTCCTACATGCTCCGCAAGGAGGGCTTCGAGGTCGCCATCGCGACCACCGGGCCCGACGGTCTCGACGAGTTCGAGCGCAACGGAGCCGACCTCGTCCTGCTCGACCTGATGCTGCCCGGTCTGCCGGGCACCGAGGTCTGCCGTCAGCTGCGCGGCCGTTCCAATGTCCCGGTGATCATGGTGACCGCCAAGGACAGCGAGATCGACAAGGTCGTGGGCCTGGAAATAGGAGCCGATGACTATGTCACCAAGCCCTTCTCCTCCCGCGAACTCGTCGCCCGTATCCGGGCCGTACTGCGCCGCCGCGGCGAGCCCGAGGAGGTCACTCCGGCCGCGCTGGAGGCCGGTCCCGTCCGGATGGACGTCGACCGTCATGTGGTCACCGTCTCGGGCTCCAAGGTCGACCTCCCCCTCAAGGAGTTCGACCTGCTCGAAATGCTGCTGCGCAACGCGGGCCGCGTCCTGACCCGGATGCAGCTCATCGACCGTGTCTGGGGCGCCGACTACGTGGGTGACACCAAGACTCTCGACGTCCACGTCAAGCGCCTCCGCGCCAAGATCGAGCCGGACCCGGGCGCGCCGCGCTACCTGGTGACGGTGCGCGGTCTCGGCTACAAGTTCGAGCCGTAGGCCCTACGGCCGCACGGACGCCGTACGCCGAAGGGCGGCACCCCTCGCGGGGGGTGCCGCCCTTCGCCGTGCGGGTGCGGGACTCAGTGGCCCGCGGTCTCCTCGGAGGCCGAGTTCGAGGTGGACGGGGAGGCCGTCGAGCCGGCGGCGGTGCCCTCCTCCTCGGTGGCCGTCCCGTCGGCGGCCGGCGAGCCCGTGCCGGAGGGGGACGGGGAGCCGGTGGTCTCCTCGGACGGGGAGGCGGAGGCGGTGGGCGCCTCGGGGATGTCGCTCGGGCCCCACTTCTCGAAGTAGTGCTCGGCGGGGACCACGAAGGCGCGCAGGCCGACCTCGCCGGTCTCGCTGAAGGTGAAGGTGACCTGCTGGGCGTTGCCGTCCTTGACCGTGTCGGTGAGGTCGGTCAGGACCGCGGAGGCGTTGTTCTCGCCGCCCAGGATCACGGAGCCGCCGGCCGGGACGACGACCTTGCCGCCCTTGCCCTCGCCCTTGGCCGGGGTCAGCTCGGCGGTGCCGGCGCCGTCCACGGTGACGGAGTCCAGGGTCTGGTCGGTCGTGGCGGCGTTGAACAGCGTCGCGGAGACCACGGCGGGACCCTTGGTCTCGGCGCCCGGCTGGGTGACCACGATCGCGTTCTGGATCTTGATGTCGCCGACGCTGGTCGCCGCGTTGTCCGGCTTGACCTCCAGGGTCTGGGCGTTGTTGCCGGCGGCGCACGCGGCGAGTGAGGCGATCGAGAACGCGAGGACGGCGGCGGCGAGTGCGCCGCGTCGAAGGCTGCTGCTCACGGCGGCGGCAACTCCTTGAACGTGGGCGGTACGTGGTCTTGGTCTGTAGCGGCCTTAGGTTACCGAGCCGCCCCGCCGCCGCCGCACCCGACCCTCCCCAAGTCCCCGACAAGTCCCGGCGAGTACTCGGCAAGTCCCGTGCATGTCTCCGGCATGTCCTCGGAGGCAATTGAGAGCACGCCACCCGTACACCGGTCCGCATTCAGATAACCGTCGTCGAACTCGCCGCCGCGGTGTCGTGGATTTCCGCCGAGGAATGCGGGCCTCCGCGAAAAATCGATCAGCCGCCGGAACGCCCCCGGAACAGCGCCAGAACACGATCCGGTAACGGCGGAACATCGCCCCCGGATCGAACTCCTTGATCAATTCCGGATTCGTCTCGTACCCGACTCCACTCATCGAACGGAGTAGCGGAAGTCGCACACTTGGGGGCGGACAAAGCGGGACGTTCAGCCGCTCGTGGACCCCTCCGGATGCGTGTACCGTACGCGTTTCACTCCGCCCGGAGAGCCGCTCCGACCTGCGAATACCCTCTTCCGTTCGGCCCCCGCAGCACGTTCCTGTCGCAGTTGTCAAGCCCCGAGATGCGCCCTGACCTGCGAAAACGCCATTCAGAACCCGCCGTTTCCGTGTTACCCTGGATAGCCACGGAAGGGGTACCTGTCACATGACGTTCAAGGTTGGCGACACCGTGGTCTATCCCCATCACGGGGCCGCGCTGATTGAGGCCATCGAAACTCGCCAGATCAAAGGCGTGGACAAGACCTACTTGGTGCTCAAGGTCGCTCAAGGCGATCTGACGGTGCGTGTGCCAGCGGACAATGCGGAGTTCGTCGGTGTACGTGATGTGGTCGGCCAGGACGGCCTGGACCGGGTCTTCGAGGTGCTGCGCGCGCCGTATGCCGAGGAGCCCACGAACTGGTCGCGTCGCTACAAGGCAAACCTGGAGAAGCTCGCCTCCGGCGATGTCATCAAGGTCGCGGAAGTCGTGCGTGACCTGTGGCGTCGTGAGCGCGAGCGCGGACTGTCCGCCGGTGAGAAGCGCATGCTCGCCAAGGCCCGCCAGATCCTGGTGAGCGAACTCGCCCTCGCGGAGAACACGAACGAGGACAAGGCCGAGGCCCTGCTCGACGAGGTCCTCGCGTCCTGAACTGACTGCGCGTCCGAACTGACCTGTGGCAGGCAGCCAGCCCGCTCAGCCGTTCAGTGCAGCAGCACATCGAAATGCCGCGGTGCCCGATGACATACGTATTGTCGCCGGGCGCTGCGGCATGTTCGTACCCGGATGCCGTACGCCTGTGTGGGGTCACCGATACTGGGCGATGCCCGGTGTGCCCCGGTGCGCTCATCGGTACTGCCGAGCACCGCGCTCATCGGTACCGAGTACTCGTACTTGGCGTGCCGGGCCCGGGCAGCTGGCTCGACCAGATGTCACGGAAGGGTCCGGTCAAGGTGTCGCGCCCGGCACGCTGTGGCCATACCCACGTAGGCCGAGCACACAAACCTGACAGGAACCGATGTCTGACGATTCGCGCCCTTCGCCTTCAGGAACCGGCACGGCGGCCCCCGCGCCGACCCGTACGGCGGCCGTGATCCCGGCCGCCGGCCGGGGCGTACGCCTCGGCCCGGGCGCCCCCAAAGCACTTCGCGCGCTGAACGGCACTCCGATGCTGATCCACGCGGTGCGGGCCATGGC
The Streptomyces griseiscabiei DNA segment above includes these coding regions:
- a CDS encoding SCO4226 family nickel-binding protein, which gives rise to MTRFMDVHHDMKGITEEQLQAAHKADVDIQGDENVRFERAWADPQSGTVYCLSEAPSADAVQRIHERAGHKADEIHPVPLTI
- a CDS encoding CarD family transcriptional regulator; this encodes MTFKVGDTVVYPHHGAALIEAIETRQIKGVDKTYLVLKVAQGDLTVRVPADNAEFVGVRDVVGQDGLDRVFEVLRAPYAEEPTNWSRRYKANLEKLASGDVIKVAEVVRDLWRRERERGLSAGEKRMLAKARQILVSELALAENTNEDKAEALLDEVLAS
- a CDS encoding sensor histidine kinase, whose amino-acid sequence is MDVNAAVAAVAAIAGVLTGVIAMLAFRVSEREQKRPTRTSLHTDAVLPSGVDTVLSVLRSSAVVLDESDAVVKASSAAYALGLVRGGKLAVEPMMKMARETRRDGEIRQVELDLPRRGTGRGEALAVSARVAPLGSRLVLLLVEDLTEARRIEAVRRDFVANVSHELKTPVGALSLLSEAVMGASDDPEAVERFAGRMQIEATRLTNLVQELIDLSRVQNDDPLEDAEPVRVDELVAEAVDRCRHQAGTKQITMASNTGAPEGLPQGGGGRGTGGTAELRVWGNRGQLAAALGNLVENAVNYSPARTRVGIAARRVTAPGGDHIEIAVTDQGIGISDKDKERIFERFYRVDPARSRQTGGTGLGLAIVKHVAASHGGEVTVWSSEGQGSTFTLRLPEAGASRDRAAQHPDLDDEDGQPHTDPSPYGPYESHPAPEVLP
- a CDS encoding response regulator transcription factor, translating into MTRVLVVEDEESFSDALSYMLRKEGFEVAIATTGPDGLDEFERNGADLVLLDLMLPGLPGTEVCRQLRGRSNVPVIMVTAKDSEIDKVVGLEIGADDYVTKPFSSRELVARIRAVLRRRGEPEEVTPAALEAGPVRMDVDRHVVTVSGSKVDLPLKEFDLLEMLLRNAGRVLTRMQLIDRVWGADYVGDTKTLDVHVKRLRAKIEPDPGAPRYLVTVRGLGYKFEP
- a CDS encoding copper chaperone PCu(A)C, giving the protein MSSSLRRGALAAAVLAFSIASLAACAAGNNAQTLEVKPDNAATSVGDIKIQNAIVVTQPGAETKGPAVVSATLFNAATTDQTLDSVTVDGAGTAELTPAKGEGKGGKVVVPAGGSVILGGENNASAVLTDLTDTVKDGNAQQVTFTFSETGEVGLRAFVVPAEHYFEKWGPSDIPEAPTASASPSEETTGSPSPSGTGSPAADGTATEEEGTAAGSTASPSTSNSASEETAGH
- the phoU gene encoding phosphate signaling complex protein PhoU — translated: MRDAYHEELDSIGEGLVEMARLVGSAIGRATTAMLDADLKLAESVIEADQKVDDLQHDLEARAIALLARQQPVATDLRIVVTSLRMSADLERSGDLAQHVAKLTRLRFPDKTVPRDLHATILEMGQLAQRLMAKAAEVIITKDVDLALQLEQDDDAMDLLHRTLFQHLMDDRWKHGIETAVDVTLLGRYYERFADHAVSVAKRVVYLVTGEHADELQADIQPVTGVEGA